The nucleotide sequence CGGCTGGCCGAGGCGACTGGACAGGCCTTCGAGCACGTCGAGGCCGACCTGCGTCTCGGGCGGCACCTCACGGCCGAGTCTGCGCTCGGCTACGGCATCGTCGACGAGATCGTCCGCCCGTAGCCAGGCCCTGCTGTCCCCCGGACGGGGGACCCATGGCGGTCAGTCGGCCCGCTCCTAGCCCCCGCCCCCGTCGCCGTCCCGGGGACGGAGGTCGATGCGCAGCGTCAGGATCCCATCATCGAGCGTCCCCTGGGCGTCCCCGATCATGGCGAAGTCCATGAAGTCGCGCTGGGCCTGCTCGGCGAAGCGCCGCCGCTCGGCGCCCTCGATGGGCGGAAGTCCCCGACTTCGCACCGCCGCGGCCCGCTGCCGAAAACGCTCTATCATGGCTTGAACGTCAAGCTCCTCGGGCATTGCGCCAGACCCTAGCGAGTTCCTGAGCGGCTTCGGAGAGCTTGATCGCGAGAGCGGCGGGGTACACTGTCGCCACAGCACCTGTCGACACGTGGGAGCGGCTCGTGAAGAAGGGACGTCACCGGCGCTTCGAAGAGGCACGCACGTTGAAGCTCGGGCAGCAGGGTCAAACCACGGTGCGTGACGCCGACGGCGCTGCCGAGCAGTGCCCGGAGTGCGGAGCCGACCCTCAGGAGGGCCACGCCTCGTGGTGTCTGGCCGAGGCCGAGGAGCTCGACGAGGAAGCCTGACGCCGCAGGTCGGCAGGCCGCCACGGGCACGTCCGGTGCTCAGCGACGGCGGATGGCGGGATGGGGCACGGGTACGGCCGGGTACGCCCTGCCATCGAGGTAGCGGTCGGCGAGGTAGCGGCTCACCCGATCGTAGGTTGCCTGCCCCACCAGAGCGATGAGCTCGTCGCGCATCGTGCGGAACACCGGCTCGGCGCCGACGAAGGCGTCGGGGGCCTCGGTGCACCACCAGTGGAACTCGGCCCCTCCGGCGCCCCAGTGCCGGCGTTCCCATTGACCGACGGTCGTGGTCACGTGCCCGTCGTCGCCGGCATCGTCCTCGCGGCGGAGCGGCAGCTGCCAGCACACGTTGGGCTTCAGCTCCATCGGCGGTTGGCGCCGCTCGACGGCAGCCAGGTGCAGCGCACAGCCGGCGCCCCCCGGGAAACCCGGCCGGTTCAAGAAGACACAGGCCCCGTCGACGATCCTCGTCGCCAGGTCGCCCGACCGTGTGCGCTTGAGCGCACCCGTCCGCGCTCGATGAGCGAGCTGCCACTGGTCAGGCCCGAGCGTTGCCGCCGCGTCCTCCACACGGGCCGCGTCCTCCTCGTCGGTGAAGTGGGCGCCGTAGGAGCAGCACCCCTGGCCCAGCTCCGGAGCGGCCGCGGTCAGGACGCCCTGGCAGCCGCGACCGAAGATGCAGGTCCACGGGCTCAGCAGGAATGTGACGTCGAAGACCCACGTCCGTTCCTCGTCGGGGTCCTCGAAGCTCACCCACTCGTGAACCCCATCCGGCTGCTTGCCGTTGCGTCTCGATCGGGACATCACGGCCACGGTAGTCGTACCCGTCGCAGTCGGACGGTATCTGGGGCGGTTTTCCCCGTCGTCAGTCGGACAGCCGGCCGAGCGAGCCGAACTGACCGGCGGTCGGCTCCGCGCAGCAGAACCACGGCTCGGTCAGGCGAGGTCGATGCGATCCCGATCGAGCGCCGACGAGAGCCGCCGCGTCATCGGCGCAGCCCGCGCCCTCGTCGTGGCGTCCGCCGTTCATCGCCTCGCTGATGGCCTGCCGGATTCGCACGTAGCTGGTCCCCACGGCCTCGTCCTCGGCGGCGGCCCGCTCGGCGATCGAGGCCAGGTCGGCTTGAAGGGCGTCCACCCGAGCATCGGGTGAGCGCCACGTGTAGCTGAGGAGATCGGGGTCGTAGGGGCCGAGCGGCTCTTGGACGTCGTCGAGGATCAAGGAGCCTCGGGGTACGAGCAGCCTGATGCTGTACTGGACCGCGTCGACGTTGGGGACCAGGTCGTTGCGGGCGACAAAGTCCACGATGTCCGCGATGTCATGCATCGACGTCCAGGGCGTGAAGGGCAGCCACGATGGACGGATCTCGATCCCGTGGGCGCGCAGGATCTCGACCGCCTCGGCGGCCTGGGCGGCCGTGTGCCCCTTGTCCAGGCGGGCGAGGATCTCGTCGTTCACGGATTCGAACGCCGACACGACGAACAGGCACCCGGCGGACGCCATCTCGTCCCAGATCCCGCGGAGGGCGAGGATGTGCTCGACCTTGGTCGTGCAGTCGAAGGTGAGCTGCGGGAAGCGCTCGTGCATGGCGCGCACCACCCTGAGCGAGTGGTGCGGGCCGTTGAGGAAGTCGGGGTCGCCGAAGGTGATGTGCCGTGCGCCCATGCCCACCAGGTTGGCGACGTCGGCGACGACGACGTCCTCGCCCACGAGACGTGTGCGGCCGTCGTAGACGACCGGCACGGGGCAATGGCGACAACGGTGTGCGCAGCCGTGGCTGGCCTCGACATAGCCGACCGGGCGCTCCTCCCCGTCGACGGCCAGGCGCGCATAGCGATCGAGGGGCGGCAGCAGGTGACGGGCCGGCGTGGAGAACCTGCCCCTGCCCAGCTCGACGGTGACCGGGCTGGGGTCGGGGCGGCCCTCAGCCGCCAACTGGGCGACCCAGGCGAGGAGGGCAGGCTCGTACTCGCCGGCGATCGCCCGGTCTGCGAGGCCGGCGACGGCGGGGTCGGCCGCCATCGGTGCATACAGGCCGTAGAAGCACAGCGGCAGCTCCGGGCGGCGCTGCCGCACCGCGGCGGCGGCGGCCACCGCCAGCCGCATGGCGGTGTGCATGGGCACCGAGAAGGCCACCGCATCGGCCCAGTCCACCGCCTCGGGCGCCAGCTCGTCCCACTGCTGCACCGACAGGTCAAGACAGCGCGCCTCGTGGCCGGTGCGCGCCAGCGCTGCAGCGGGAGAAGCGACATGGAGGGGCTGATGGCCCAGCTCGTAGGTGGACACGAGCAGCACTCTCACTCCGGCCACGCTAACCGTCGCCCTGCTCGTCATCTACGACGCGCACGCCGAGGTGGGCGTGCGCCCGGCGAAGACTGGCCTCGACCTCCTCGGCGGTATCGCCCTTGGCGAACAGGAAGCCGAGGTAACGGTCTCCTTCGGGGAGCGGACGGACCGGCCGGCCCGGCGCGATAGAGATGTCCAGGCCCGTGATGCCCGGCACCCGGAGGGCCTCCTCCTGACCGGACACGCCCTCCAGGCGACCTCGGGCGGGGATCGGGAGCATCATCACCCCTGCCGCCCGCTGCTCGCGGGAGAGCCCGTCGAGGGGCATGCCCAGGGCGTGGGCCACGATGAGCCGCTCGAGACTGAGGCCGACCCCGAACGACAGCGAGCGGGAGCACAGACCGCCGATCGAGCGGGCCGCGACCTCGATCAGCCACGCGGTCCCGCCCTCGGTGCGCAGCTCGACGTGGACCGGCCCCTCGACCAGACCCATGGCAGCGCAGGCGGCGGCCGCCGTCCGCTCCACTGCGGCCACGGCTGACGGTGCCAGCCGGGACGGGGTGACGTAGATCGTCTCCTCGAAGTACGGCCCCTCGAGCGGATCCGGCTTGTCGAACACGGCCAGGGTCTCGAGCACACCGCCTCGGAGCAGCCCCTCGACCGCCACCTCGGCGCCGGGAACAAAGGTCTCCACGAGGAGGCGACCACGGGGGTCCTCACCAGCATCGGCCGCGATGGCCCTGACCCGGTCGCCGGCGAGCTTGGCTCCCGGCGGGTCGTCCGCCCTGATGACGCCGCGGCTGGCCGACAGGGACGTGGGCTTGATCACGCACGGGAATCCGACCGTTGCCGCCGCCGCGGCGACGTCCTCGTCCGGCCCGACGCTGGCGAACCGAGGCTGCACAACGCCGGCGGCGGCCAGGGTCTCCCGCATGGCCAGCTTGTCCCTCGTCGCCATCACCGCGTCGGGGGGGTTGTGGGGCAGGCCCAGGTCGCCGGCAGCCATGGCCGCGGCGAGGACCCCCTGGTCGTCGACGGCGACGATGCCATCGATCCGGCGCCGGCGGGAGAGGGCGACGATGGACGCCGCGGCCGCCTCCGGGCGCCGCAGGTCGATCTGGAGGAACGTGTCCTTCATGATGTCGGCCAGCACCTGGCGGCGCTCCGAGGCCACGACCACCTCGGCGCCGACCTCGGCGGCGGCGGCGAGAAAGTCGCTGGCCCGGTAGGTGGCCGTGGGAAGGATCAGGAGAAGGCGAGCCACGGATCTATCATGTGGACGATGACACCTCAGCCGAGGCTACCGTCAGGGGTGAAGACATGAGCTCGCAGCAGACACCTGAGTTCCAGCCCGTGCTGAAGGTCAGCGACCAGGCTCGCGGCATGGTGCTCGACGTCCGGGGCCAGGAGACCGACGGTGATCGCCTGGCCCTCTGGCTGGAGGTCAGCGGCGTCGCCGGCTCCAACTACACCTATGACATGTACTTCCAGGCGGCGGTGGACGCTGGTCCCGACGACCTGGTGCAGCACGACGACGAGCTCACCATCGTGATCCCCGAGGCCAGCGTGGACAAGATCCGCGGCGCAACACTCGACGTGAGCGGCGCCGGCGATGACGCGGGGATGGTCATCATCAACCCCAACTCCCCGCCCCCCTCGGGC is from Acidimicrobiales bacterium and encodes:
- a CDS encoding CUAEP/CCAEP-tail radical SAM protein produces the protein MRVLLVSTYELGHQPLHVASPAAALARTGHEARCLDLSVQQWDELAPEAVDWADAVAFSVPMHTAMRLAVAAAAAVRQRRPELPLCFYGLYAPMAADPAVAGLADRAIAGEYEPALLAWVAQLAAEGRPDPSPVTVELGRGRFSTPARHLLPPLDRYARLAVDGEERPVGYVEASHGCAHRCRHCPVPVVYDGRTRLVGEDVVVADVANLVGMGARHITFGDPDFLNGPHHSLRVVRAMHERFPQLTFDCTTKVEHILALRGIWDEMASAGCLFVVSAFESVNDEILARLDKGHTAAQAAEAVEILRAHGIEIRPSWLPFTPWTSMHDIADIVDFVARNDLVPNVDAVQYSIRLLVPRGSLILDDVQEPLGPYDPDLLSYTWRSPDARVDALQADLASIAERAAAEDEAVGTSYVRIRQAISEAMNGGRHDEGAGCADDAAALVGARSGSHRPRLTEPWFCCAEPTAGQFGSLGRLSD
- a CDS encoding ATP-grasp domain-containing protein, with protein sequence MARLLLILPTATYRASDFLAAAAEVGAEVVVASERRQVLADIMKDTFLQIDLRRPEAAAASIVALSRRRRIDGIVAVDDQGVLAAAMAAGDLGLPHNPPDAVMATRDKLAMRETLAAAGVVQPRFASVGPDEDVAAAAATVGFPCVIKPTSLSASRGVIRADDPPGAKLAGDRVRAIAADAGEDPRGRLLVETFVPGAEVAVEGLLRGGVLETLAVFDKPDPLEGPYFEETIYVTPSRLAPSAVAAVERTAAAACAAMGLVEGPVHVELRTEGGTAWLIEVAARSIGGLCSRSLSFGVGLSLERLIVAHALGMPLDGLSREQRAAGVMMLPIPARGRLEGVSGQEEALRVPGITGLDISIAPGRPVRPLPEGDRYLGFLFAKGDTAEEVEASLRRAHAHLGVRVVDDEQGDG
- a CDS encoding NifU family protein, with amino-acid sequence MSSQQTPEFQPVLKVSDQARGMVLDVRGQETDGDRLALWLEVSGVAGSNYTYDMYFQAAVDAGPDDLVQHDDELTIVIPEASVDKIRGATLDVSGAGDDAGMVIINPNSPPPSGSPAMGDRPPADLSGDVAQRVVAVLDRQINPSIASHGGRADLVAVEDSTAYLRLSGGCQGCGLAKVTLSQGIEVAITDAIPEVTSVVDVTDHASGDNPYFEPAKK